Proteins from a genomic interval of Plasmodium reichenowi strain SY57 chromosome 13, whole genome shotgun sequence:
- a CDS encoding lipoate-protein ligase 1, putative, with product MKRIFRLVRRCHYSTEKRTNGPLVLVSNNQNIHFNLSLENFLLNNYNDLLKYLNINTIEKFNEPILFLWRNNRSIIIGKNQNIWSECNLKNIKEDGVLVARRFTGGGAVYHDLGNVCFTFLNNNINTSSNFLIILNTLKNHFNIEAKTQGRNDITVNDQKCSGSAFKKIKDVFLHHGTILINLEKNILNKYLTPDKIKYIKHGVSSVNARTINLSEINKNITCENLCIALIKEFIKFYEQNYKENINNIKNLENNINNSNFQNKEQININNTNENNLINNTNIIPNDITVHYIDQNNNITKNPEFLKYYNLLKDWDWCYGKTPKFQNHIWKQFTFGKLELFFNVSNGFIKDGNIFSDCLDINLIDHLKSIFNNDIKYSKEDISNFFKKLNVENKNYLDEVSSWILQEL from the coding sequence ATGAAACGAATTTTCAGGTTGGTAAGAAGATGCCATTATTCCACTGAAAAAAGGACAAATGGACCTTTGGTATTAGTATCTAATAATCAgaatattcattttaatttatctttagaaaattttcttttaaacaattataatgatttactaaaatatttaaatataaatactaTTGAGAAGTTTAATGAACcaattttatttctatgGAGAAATAACCGATCTATAATTATAGgaaaaaatcaaaatatatggaGTGAAtgtaatttaaaaaatataaaagaagatGGTGTTTTAGTAGCTCGTCGATTTACTGGTGGAGGTGCCGTTTATCATGACTTAGGAAATGTATGTTTcacatttttaaataataatattaatactTCATCTAATTTCTTAATCATTTTAAATACCTTAAAAaatcattttaatattgAAGCTAAAACTCAGGGACGAAACGATATTACAGTAAATGATCAAAAATGTTCAGGTTCAgcttttaaaaaaattaaagatGTATTTTTACATCATGGTActatattaattaatttggaaaaaaatatattaaataaatatttaacaccagacaaaataaaatatataaaacatgGTGTTTCGAGTGTTAATGCAAGAACAATTAATTTAAgtgaaataaataaaaatattacttgtgaaaatttatgtatagctttaattaaagaattcataaaattttatgaacaaaattataaagaaaatataaataacataaaaaatttagaaaataatataaataattctaATTTCCAGAATAAAGAACAAATTAACATAAACAATACAAATGAAAACAACTTAATAAATAACACCAATATAATACCTAATGATATTACGGTTCATTATATtgatcaaaataataatattactaAAAATCCTGAATTCcttaaatattataatttattaaaagattGGGATTGGTGTTATGGAAAAACTCCCAAATTTCAAAATCATATTTGGAAACAATTCACTTTTGGAAAACtagaattatttttcaatGTATCTAATGGTTTCATAAAGGATGGAAATATTTTCTCAGACTGTTTAGATATTAATCTTATTGATCACCTTAAATCAATTTTTAACAATgatattaaatattcaaaagaagatataagtaatttttttaaaaaattaaatgttgaaaataaaaattatttagaCGAAGTTAGTTCATGGATATTACAAGAACTTTAG
- a CDS encoding ubiquitin-like protein, putative yields MDELTYMYKYKNQNEEKVIYVNNIGNFLKKIEYHDDNKICEVLKRNDLLNEDNKYLYQGKNGLLNLEKTFSHYEIKTGDTIYMLPEPDPLPYLIYLFHQESGKVYSIELNHMDSIDMLHKQVERVLKIEEENQILIYNGKCLHKKRTLKEEMLTRESLVTILDKRDIPDIQNGNEEL; encoded by the exons atgGATGAGttaacatatatgtataaatataaaaaccagaatgaagaaaaagtaatttatgttaataatattggaaattttttaaaaaaaatagaatatcatgatgataataaaatttgtGAAGTATTAAAAAGGAATGATTTATTgaatgaagataataaatatttatatcaagGGAAAAATGGACTTTTAAATTTGGAAAAAACCTTTTCACattatgaaataaaaactGGTGATactatttatatgttaCCTGAACCAGATCCTTTGCCttatttgatttatttGTTTCATCAAGAATCGGGAAAAGTATAT AGCATTGAATTAAATCATATGGATTCGATAGATATGTTACATAAACAAGTGGAGAGAGTCTTAAAAATTGAAGAAGAAAAtcaaatattaatatacaATGGAAAATGCTTACACAAAAAAAGGACATTGAAGGAAGAAATGTTAACAAGAGAAAGTTTAGTTACCATATTGGATAAAAGGGACATACCTGATATACAAAATGGAAATGAAGAATTGTAG
- a CDS encoding hypothetical protein (conserved Plasmodium protein, unknown function) — MKPYLSEQERLKLKIRNNYFEKNAIRSKIVNYLNRLTDLSIDHNVEDIKKLKQKRISSNENLDKLPDFKIEKRPKLEEDETTVNRNKRLLQIGLFDHLRKAKDALEQEKTDEKIIMHNLQNKRVEEKIHEVKRNFEKIELDDIEIKIIAYVKDIKMIEECIKQDEDKLMKLNLISHYEKMKNFISTNTYPTIFWCPLKFNDKTRILQQNTEEFIKKKIDAIKSTNYQVEFKDENWLDEFDKLKRIIKNKNKEYFKNKSDDDQNNIYENDIVNKSASHHNDDLEEKKCISVYSQKSDKRSMSVYSFKSDELNKDDKKNNSPKSENHNVVEDKKYIRDEQNQNEYHYKNDDDKLMVCKNEESVLENDINENNSMENTLQEKYYIKKGSREIKEKNPKSPKRIKTESSDDSIKYVGDGNEKVVLKNNIVQEEEKKYMYKFFEGEENIGKSHEGEENTGKSYEVDEEQRGKSCEGEENTGKSYEGEENTGKSNEGEENTGKSNEGEENTGKSNEGEENTGKSYEGEENTGKSYEDEENTGKTYEDEENTGKTYEVDEKQKGKAKRGRPKRKSKRKGKIK; from the exons atgAAACCATATTTATCAGAACAAGAACgattaaaattaaaaataagaaataattattttgaGAAAAATGCTATAAGATCAAAAATAGTAAACTATTTGAATAGATTAACTGACCTCTCTATAg aTCATAACGTAgaagatattaaaaagCTAAAGCAAAAGAGGATATCATCCAATGAAAATTTG gATAAATTACCTGATTTTAAAATAGAGAAACGg CCGAAATTAGAAGAAGACGAAACAACTGTAAATAGGAATAAGAGACTGTTACAAATTGGTTTATTCGATCATTTGAGAAAAGCCAAAGATGCTTTAGAACAAGAAAAAACggatgaaaaaattataatgcATAATCTTCAAAACAAGAGAGTAGAAGAAAAGATACATGAAGTGAAGAGAAACTTTGAAAAAATTGAATTGGACGATattgaaataaaaataattgcATATGTTAaggatataaaaatgatagAAGAATGTATAAAACAAGATGAAGATAAATTAAtgaaattaaatttaataagtCATTATGaaaagatgaaaaattttattagTACTAATACTTACCCAACTATTTTTTGGTGTCctttaaaatttaatgaTAAGACAAGAATTCTTCAACAAAATACAGaagaatttattaaaaaaaaaattgatgCTATAAAATCCACAAATTATCAAGTAGAATTTAAAGATGAAAATTGGTTGGACGAATTTGATAAATTGAAAAGAATaatcaaaaataaaaataaagaatattttaaaaataaatcagatgatgatcaaaataatatatatgaaaatgataTCGTGAATAAATCAGCAAGCCATCATAATGATGAtttagaagaaaaaaaatgcaTATCAGTATATAGTCAAAAAAGTGATAAAAGAAGCATGTCAGTGTATAGTTTCAAAAGTGACGAATTAAATAAGGatgacaaaaaaaataattctcCTAAAAGTGAAAACCATAATGTAGTGGAAGATAAAAAGTATATCCGTGATGAACAAAACCAAAATGAATATCATTATAAgaatgatgatgataaattaatggtttgtaaaaatgaagaaagtgttttagaaaatgatataaatgaGAATAATTCTATGGAAAATACTTTGcaagaaaaatattatataaaaaaaggtTCAAGggaaataaaagaaaaaaatcCAAAAAGCCCCAAAAGGATAAAGACCGAAAGTTCAGATGAtagtataaaatatgttgGAGATGGGAATGAGAAAGtagttttaaaaaataatatagtTCAAGAGGAggagaaaaaatatatgtataagTTTTTTGAAGGTGAAGAAAATATTGGGAAATCGCATGAAGGTGAAGAAAACACTGGGAAATCATATGAAGTAGACGAGGAACAGAGGGGTAAATCTTGTGAAGGTGAAGAAAATACTGGGAAATCATATGAAGGTGAAGAAAATACTGGGAAATCGAATGAAGGTGAAGAAAATACTGGGAAATCGAATGAAGGTGAAGAAAATACGGGAAAATCGAATGAAGGTGAAGAAAATACTGGGAAATCATATGAAGGTGAAGAAAATACAGGAAAATCATATgaagatgaagaaaatacaGGAAAAACATATgaagatgaagaaaatacaGGAAAAACATATGAAGTAGATGAGAAACAGAAAGGTAAAGCAAAAAGAGGCAGACCTAAAAGAAAATCTAAACGAAAAGggaaaattaaataa